One Aphidius gifuensis isolate YNYX2018 linkage group LG5, ASM1490517v1, whole genome shotgun sequence genomic region harbors:
- the LOC122856791 gene encoding mediator of RNA polymerase II transcription subunit 13-like translates to MIKMETEIQDIIIDGSTMIAGEIYTPQKLTPTGKISHAKTRVYTQRYRKEWEESPEFKGWLTSVENEPTRALCKYCDKNLHAHRLSLLKHTCTLKHTRATLLHAENLKKRKLKAKARTIKTENPMMLIEEVDLGTLKRSMSGDEEEEEVAETDELVFDEERLDDEDDGDMDVDGGIDILDDDDEDDGTQNNDDSQNIDDMQLEIHDENDENSDSCVLRVESEDDDNNNDDNNDKIMIDKSKIKTEIIHTDTLAQAMADVHGITDNDEEISDNIHAVIDHDIDDNTTLLNDENTTILSDHNVTNETTVSTSSPVKSSDDNNSITNKTNQDNKKSTNNDKKIDTKVIKKILTKTKGGMQFQRFSFNGKTYNFPSGQLAPNTQLLLANAINKNNITSITLPASSKTGCLRPIAPKVNKPIFVTTPVSSSSSKILTKQINTIKRNNDIGNTIEFLTTHVVDTSKGIPANSMRICLYKLTDGRWSFVNESITTASGNCIDIGKTIKPSAGRYKLQFDTEKYFSAKRVETLYPFVEIVVDVKNPNSNYHLELSVSPFGYSTCRGNSR, encoded by the exons atgataaaaatggaAACAGAAATacaagatattattattgatggtaGCACAATGATAGCTGGTGAAATATATACACCACAAAAATTAACACCAACTGGTAAAATAAGCCATGCTAAAACAAGAGTTTACACTCAACGTTATAGAAAAGAGTGGGAAGAAAGTCCCGAATTTAAAG gatGGTTAACATCAGTAGAAAATGAACCAACTCGTGCTCTATGTAaatattgtgataaaaatcTTCATGCTCAtcgtttatcattattaaaacataCATGCACATTGAAACATACACGTGCAACATTATTACATGctgaaaatttaaagaaaagaaaattaaaagcaaAAGCAAGAACAATTAAAACTGAAAATCCAATGATGTTAATTGAAGAAGTTGACTTGGGTACATTAAAAAGAAGTATGTCTGGTGATgaggaagaagaagaagtAGCAGAAACAGATGAACTTGTTTTTGATGAAGAAAGAttagatgatgaagatgatggtGACATGGATGTTGATGGTGGTATTGAtattcttgatgatgatgacgaagaTGATGGTacacaaaataatgatgattccCAAAATATTGATGACATGCAATTAGAAATAcatgatgaaaatgatgaaaattctGATTCTTGTGTATTACGTGTTGAAtcagaagatgatgataataataatgatgataataatgataagataatgattgataaatcaaaaattaaaacagaAATTATACATACTGATACATTGGCACAGGCAATGGCAGATGTACATGGTATTactgataatgatgaagaaataAGTGACAATATTCATGCTGTTATTGAccatgatattgatgataatacaacattattaaatgatgaaaatacaacaattttatCTGATCATAATGTTACCAATGAAACAACagtatcaacatcatcaccagTTAAATCAAGTGATGATAACAATTctattacaaataaaacaaatcaagataataaaaaatcaacaaataatgataaaaaaattgatacaaaagtaattaaaaaaatattaacaaaaacaaaaggTGGTATGCAATTTCAACGATTTTCATTTAATGGAAAAACATATAATTTTCCATCTGGACAATTGGCACCAAATACACAATTGTTATTAGCAaatgcaattaataaaaataatataacatcaATAACATTACCAGCTTCATCAAAAACAGGTTGTTTACGTCCAATTGCACCAAAAGTTAATAAACCAATATTTGTCACAACACCAGTTAGTTCTTCgtcaagtaaaatattaacaaaacaaattaatactattaaaagaaataatgatattggaaatactattgaatttttaacaacTCATGTTGTTGACACAAGCAAAGGTATTCCAGCAAATAGTATGCGTATTTGTTTGTACAAATTAACTGATGGACGTTGGAGTTTTGTCAATGAAAG taTAACAACAGCAAGTGGTAACTGCATAGATATtggaaaaacaataaaaccaTCTGCTGGACGTTATAAACTACAATTTGatactgaaaaatatttttcagctAAAAGAGTTGAAACATTGTATCCATTTGTTGAAATTgtagttgatgttaaaaatcCAAATAGTAATTATCATTTAGAATTGTCTGTTAGTCCATTTGGATATTCAACTTGCAGAGGAAATAGCAGataa
- the LOC122856880 gene encoding single-stranded DNA-binding protein-like — protein sequence MDNRKIATSSLVLFFLLNICYGDKLTVGQRAPLDALSSGGLLLAAPLVGNGAADVGRRSDVGRSGGAPKPPPPPKQNNPTPQVQPKEDGVTREETEELKEIDGHLVRVVKGSLGYDSPEGLPVSIKYTADENGNRASFTIGKPGGGGGPKAGGASGSGGGGKSTSNGGKNNNGGGGGGGGGTGGTGGGGKKTGGSGNGPSTYLPPKMMKVDNKYLPPS from the exons atggaTAATCGTAAAATAGCAACAAGTTCATTg gttttattttttttgttgaatatttgttATGGAGATAAATTAACAGTTGGTCAAAGAGCACCATTGGATGCATTGAGTTCTGGTGGATTATTATTAGCAGCACCATTAGTTGGAAATGGTGCTGCTGATGTTGGAAGAAGATCAGATGTTGGAAGAAGTGGTGGAGCACCAaagccaccaccaccaccaaaacaaaataatccaACTCCTCAAGTACAACCAAAAGAGGATGGTGTTACAAGAGAAGAAACTgaagaattaaaagaaattgatGGACATCTTGTTCGTGTTGTTAAAGGAAGTCTTGGTTATGATAGTCCAGAAGGACTTCCTGTTTCAATCAA atACACTGCTGATGAAAATGGCAATCGAGCTAGTTTTACAATTGGAAAACCAGGTGGGGGAGGTGGACCAAAAGCAGGTGGTGCCTCAGGAAGTGGTGGAGGAGGTAAATCAACTTCTAACggaggaaaaaataataatggtggTGGAGGTGGAGGTGGAGGTGGTACTGGAGGCACTGGTGGAGGAGGAAAAAAAACTGGTGGTAGTGGAAATGGTCCAAGTACTTATCTACCTCCAAAAATGATGaaagttgataataaatatctaCCACcaagttaa
- the LOC122856895 gene encoding probable 5-hydroxyisourate hydrolase ZK697.8, with the protein MNQPHLSTHVLDTSRGSPVSNLQVKLEKYTENKWTNIGNCKTSATGRCENLIKEGILLTQGKYKLIYNVDDYFLSTNTSSFYSTIEIIFDINNPNENYHIPLLLNPFGYTTYRGT; encoded by the exons ATGAATCAACCACACCTATCGACTCATGTGTTGGATACATCAAGAGGTTCTCCTGTATCAAATTTACAagttaaacttgaaaaatatacagaAAATAAATGGACAAATATTGGAAATTG caAAACAAGTGCAACTGGTCgttgtgaaaatttaattaaagaagGAATTTTGTTAACAcaaggaaaatataaattaatttataatgttgatgattattttttatcaaccaatacatcatcattttattcaacaattgaaattatatttgacataaataatccaaatgaaaattatcatattccACTACTTTTAAATCCATTTGGTTATACAACTTATCGTGGtacatga